A genomic segment from Chitinophaga niabensis encodes:
- a CDS encoding HAMP domain-containing protein: protein MATRKRTARTSTAKGESVEKTPQSSTKKSRKPNEILLESLPDELNSRELLQVLSEVKGGNFTVRMPVDKIGLSGKICDTINEIISLNETLVEELNLARNTIGKEGKLNHRVMMPRTAKGSWHTAVGSINTLISDLVHPTIEIAHVISSVAKGNLSREMNLQIGDHVLQGEFARIATEVNGMVKQLNLFSREVTRVAREVGSEGKLGGQAKVKDVAGVWKDLTDSVNQMAGNLTAQVRNIAEVTTAVAKGDLSKKITVDVQGEILELKDTINTMVDQLNSFSSEVTRVAREVGTDGKLGGQAEVKGVAGTWKDLTDSVNQMASNLTGQVRNIAEVTTAVARGDLSRKITVDVKGEILELKNTINTMVDQLNSFSAEVTRVAREVGSEGKLGGQATVKGVGGLWKDLTDSVNQMASNLTAQVRNIAEVTTAVALGDLSRKITVDVRGEILELKNTFNTMVDQLNSFASEVTRVALEVGTEGKLGGQAKVQGVGGTWKDLTDSVNQMGSNLTAQVRNIAEVTTAVANGDLSKKITVDVAGEILELKKTINTMVDQLNSFASEVTRVALEVGTEGKLGGQAKVQGVGGTWKDLTESVNQMGSNLTAQVRNIAEVTTAVAKGDLSRKITVDVKGEILELKDTINTMVDQLNSFGSEVFRVAREVGSEGKLGGQADVPGVEGLWKDLTDSVNIMASNLTSQVRNIAEVTTAVANGDLSRKIEVDVKGEILELKNTINTMVEQLRAFASEVTRVAREVGTEGKLGGQANVPGVGGTWKDLTDSVNQMAGNLTAQVRNIADVAIAVANGDMSRKITVDVRGEILQLKETLNTMVDQLRAFASEVTRVAREVGTDGKLGGQAFVPGVAGTWKDLTDSVNQMTGNLTSQVRNIAEVTKAVASGDLSKKVTIDVKGEIFDLKNTINTMVDQLNSFAFEVTRVAREVGTEGKLGGQAEVQGVGGTWKDLTDSVNMMASNLTNQVRGIAKVVTAVATGNLKQKLSIVSRGEVAQLTETINEMIDTLAVFADQVTTVAREVGVEGRLGGQSSVPGASGIWKNLTENVNQLAENLTTQVRAISAVASAVTKGDLTQMIRVEAKGEVEQLKDTINQMIANLKQTTLRNEEQDWLKSNLAQFTQMLQGQKDLNTVTRRILSELAQVVNAQKGMFYILEQEEDLHNPKLKLFAAYAYGDEVSLTREFALGQGLVGQCAVEKERILLTNVPPDYIKIGSGLGEASPLNLIVLPVLFETEIKAVIELASFDTFSQTHLDFLGQLTESIGIVLNTIEANSRTEDLLEQSQSLADELRRTNEELQDKAHLLVKQKEEVEGKNKEVEEARRSLEEKAEQLQLTSKYKSEFLANMSHELRTPLNSLLILAQQLYENYDGNLNEKQVRYAKTIHSCGDDLIQLINDILDLSKIESGYISTDFIKVRFNEVTSFVETTFKHISESKNLRFSISMDEKLPHTLETDVQRLNQILKNLLSNAFKFTEKGEVRLRIYEADRNWKIVNSSLDNADRVVAFEIKDTGIGISKDKQNIIFEAFQQAEGSTSRKYGGTGLGLSISRGLADLLGGSIELESEAGMGSAFTLFLPLRYNPSAIKKEKASSLTIGEYKLSEDMDLLQSVPTIKVSETKDLEGLNEIINDIGDDRTHISETDKVVLIVEDDVRFAKIMLEKAHEMGLKVVVATSFGEVFELTNKFSPIAVTLDVKLPDASGWRILDLFKNDINLRHIPIHLISGEENRLLAMQRGARSFNLKPLKTEVLAVLFRNIIDQDTKKSKTVLVVEDSEPDASQIARILENGELINIEFAENGKEAMHFIEHNTYDCIIADYMLPDVEGTDLFANIQMANKINNTPVIIYSAKDFSKNEKTKLKQYANKILLKDVNSLDLLLEEAVMQLHINHNTLTPEKRKLIEDLRTQKDVLSNKNVLVVDDDVRNLFALTTAFERYHINTITAESGKEAMNILDEHNEIDIVLMDIMMPEMDGYETMQKIRREHKNSSLPIIAVTAKAMKGDREKCLEAGASDYITKPLKIDQLLSLMRVWLYK, encoded by the coding sequence ATGGCCACCCGTAAAAGAACTGCTAGAACTTCTACAGCCAAAGGAGAAAGTGTGGAGAAAACTCCTCAGTCCTCCACAAAGAAGTCCCGAAAACCAAATGAAATCCTTCTTGAATCCTTACCTGATGAGTTAAATTCCCGTGAATTATTACAGGTATTGTCTGAGGTAAAAGGCGGCAATTTTACGGTCCGCATGCCGGTAGACAAAATAGGGTTAAGCGGAAAGATCTGTGATACCATTAATGAGATCATTTCCCTTAACGAAACCCTTGTGGAAGAATTAAACCTCGCCAGGAATACCATCGGAAAGGAAGGGAAACTGAATCACCGGGTGATGATGCCGAGAACGGCTAAAGGTTCCTGGCATACGGCTGTAGGCTCTATCAATACACTGATATCGGACCTTGTACATCCTACTATTGAAATTGCACACGTGATCAGTTCTGTGGCAAAAGGTAACCTTTCCCGCGAAATGAATTTGCAGATAGGGGATCACGTATTGCAGGGAGAATTTGCACGGATCGCTACAGAAGTGAACGGGATGGTAAAACAGCTGAACCTCTTTTCCCGTGAGGTAACACGTGTGGCAAGGGAAGTGGGTTCCGAAGGAAAGCTCGGGGGCCAGGCAAAAGTAAAAGATGTGGCGGGTGTATGGAAAGACCTTACGGATTCTGTAAACCAGATGGCAGGTAACCTTACTGCGCAGGTGCGGAACATTGCAGAAGTAACAACGGCGGTGGCAAAAGGAGACCTTTCTAAAAAGATCACGGTGGATGTGCAGGGAGAGATCCTTGAACTGAAAGATACGATCAACACCATGGTGGACCAGCTGAACTCCTTCTCTTCAGAAGTAACGCGCGTAGCGCGGGAAGTGGGTACAGACGGAAAACTGGGTGGCCAGGCAGAAGTAAAAGGTGTGGCCGGAACATGGAAAGACCTTACGGACTCTGTGAACCAAATGGCCTCCAACCTTACAGGCCAGGTGCGGAACATTGCGGAGGTAACAACCGCAGTGGCGAGAGGAGACCTTTCGCGCAAAATTACGGTGGACGTTAAAGGAGAGATCCTTGAACTGAAGAATACGATCAATACCATGGTGGACCAGCTGAACTCTTTCTCCGCAGAGGTAACACGTGTTGCGCGGGAAGTAGGTTCAGAAGGAAAACTGGGTGGCCAGGCCACGGTAAAAGGGGTGGGTGGTTTGTGGAAAGACCTCACGGATTCCGTGAACCAGATGGCCTCTAATCTTACAGCACAGGTGCGGAACATTGCAGAGGTAACAACCGCGGTGGCATTAGGAGACCTTTCACGTAAGATCACCGTGGATGTGCGGGGAGAGATCCTGGAACTGAAGAACACCTTCAACACGATGGTGGACCAGCTGAACTCTTTCGCATCAGAAGTAACACGTGTAGCCCTTGAAGTAGGTACGGAAGGAAAACTGGGCGGCCAGGCAAAAGTACAAGGGGTGGGCGGTACCTGGAAAGACCTCACGGACTCCGTGAACCAGATGGGCTCTAACCTTACGGCACAGGTACGTAACATCGCAGAGGTAACTACCGCGGTGGCTAACGGCGACCTTTCCAAGAAGATCACGGTAGATGTTGCCGGAGAGATCCTTGAACTGAAGAAAACCATCAATACGATGGTGGACCAGCTGAACTCTTTCGCATCAGAAGTAACGCGTGTAGCCCTTGAGGTAGGTACAGAAGGAAAACTGGGTGGCCAGGCGAAAGTACAGGGCGTGGGCGGTACCTGGAAGGACCTTACAGAATCTGTGAACCAGATGGGTTCCAACCTTACGGCACAGGTACGTAACATTGCAGAGGTAACTACTGCGGTAGCAAAAGGTGACCTCTCCCGCAAGATCACGGTGGACGTAAAAGGAGAGATCCTGGAATTGAAAGATACCATCAACACCATGGTGGACCAGCTCAACTCATTCGGCTCCGAGGTATTTCGTGTAGCCCGTGAGGTTGGTTCTGAAGGTAAGCTGGGCGGGCAGGCAGATGTGCCCGGTGTGGAAGGATTATGGAAAGACTTAACTGACTCTGTAAATATCATGGCCTCCAATCTTACTTCGCAGGTGCGTAACATTGCGGAAGTAACAACGGCGGTGGCGAATGGAGACCTTTCCCGTAAAATAGAAGTGGATGTAAAAGGAGAGATCCTTGAACTGAAAAATACGATCAACACCATGGTGGAACAGCTGCGTGCATTTGCATCAGAGGTAACACGTGTGGCACGTGAAGTAGGTACGGAAGGAAAACTGGGTGGCCAGGCAAACGTGCCGGGCGTGGGAGGTACCTGGAAAGACCTCACGGATTCCGTGAACCAGATGGCAGGTAACCTTACGGCACAGGTACGTAACATTGCAGACGTGGCCATTGCGGTGGCAAATGGAGACATGTCCAGGAAGATCACGGTGGACGTACGGGGAGAGATCTTGCAATTGAAAGAGACGCTGAATACCATGGTGGACCAGTTGCGTGCATTCGCATCTGAAGTAACCCGTGTGGCCAGGGAAGTAGGTACAGATGGTAAACTGGGAGGCCAGGCATTCGTACCCGGCGTGGCAGGTACCTGGAAGGACCTTACAGACTCTGTGAACCAGATGACAGGTAACCTTACTTCGCAGGTACGTAACATCGCAGAGGTAACAAAAGCAGTGGCATCGGGAGACTTGTCCAAAAAAGTAACGATCGATGTAAAGGGTGAGATCTTTGACCTGAAGAACACGATCAATACCATGGTGGACCAATTGAACTCTTTTGCATTTGAGGTAACCCGTGTGGCGCGTGAAGTAGGAACAGAAGGAAAATTAGGCGGCCAGGCAGAAGTACAGGGTGTGGGCGGTACCTGGAAAGACCTTACGGATTCTGTGAACATGATGGCATCCAACCTTACTAACCAGGTACGCGGTATTGCAAAAGTAGTGACCGCGGTAGCAACAGGAAACCTGAAACAAAAACTATCCATCGTTTCCCGTGGTGAAGTTGCACAATTAACTGAAACGATCAATGAAATGATCGATACCCTGGCGGTGTTTGCTGACCAGGTAACAACCGTGGCTCGTGAAGTGGGAGTGGAAGGAAGGCTGGGTGGCCAGTCCAGCGTACCCGGTGCATCCGGTATCTGGAAGAACCTCACGGAAAACGTGAACCAGCTGGCAGAAAACCTAACCACCCAGGTGCGTGCCATCTCTGCGGTAGCTTCTGCCGTAACGAAAGGAGACCTTACACAAATGATCCGCGTAGAAGCAAAAGGAGAGGTGGAACAATTGAAAGATACCATCAACCAGATGATCGCCAACCTGAAGCAGACCACTTTAAGGAACGAAGAACAGGACTGGCTGAAATCCAACCTTGCACAGTTCACACAGATGCTGCAGGGACAAAAAGACCTGAACACAGTAACACGCAGGATCTTATCCGAACTGGCCCAGGTGGTGAATGCACAGAAGGGGATGTTCTATATCCTTGAACAGGAAGAAGACCTGCACAATCCTAAACTGAAATTATTTGCAGCCTATGCCTACGGGGATGAAGTAAGCCTGACCAGGGAATTTGCACTGGGACAGGGATTAGTGGGGCAATGCGCCGTAGAGAAGGAAAGGATCCTGCTCACCAATGTACCACCTGATTATATCAAGATCGGTTCAGGGCTTGGAGAAGCTTCTCCACTCAACCTGATCGTACTGCCGGTATTGTTTGAAACAGAGATCAAAGCGGTGATAGAACTCGCTTCTTTCGATACTTTCAGTCAAACCCACCTGGACTTCCTTGGCCAGTTAACAGAAAGTATCGGTATTGTATTAAATACCATTGAAGCTAACTCCCGTACAGAAGACCTGCTGGAACAATCCCAGTCGCTGGCAGATGAATTGAGAAGAACGAATGAAGAGTTGCAGGATAAAGCACACCTGCTCGTGAAACAAAAAGAAGAAGTGGAAGGAAAGAACAAAGAGGTGGAGGAAGCAAGGCGTTCACTGGAAGAAAAAGCAGAGCAGCTGCAGCTTACTTCCAAATACAAATCCGAGTTCCTCGCCAATATGTCCCACGAGTTGCGTACCCCGCTCAATTCCTTACTGATCCTTGCGCAGCAGTTATATGAAAACTACGATGGCAACCTGAACGAGAAACAGGTGCGTTATGCGAAAACCATTCACAGCTGCGGGGATGACCTTATTCAACTGATCAATGATATCCTCGATCTGTCTAAGATCGAATCCGGCTATATTTCTACTGACTTCATTAAAGTACGTTTCAACGAGGTGACCAGCTTTGTGGAAACTACTTTCAAACATATTTCTGAAAGCAAGAACCTGCGCTTCAGTATTTCCATGGATGAGAAACTACCTCATACCCTGGAAACGGATGTGCAAAGGTTGAACCAGATCCTGAAGAACCTGCTTTCCAACGCTTTCAAGTTCACGGAGAAAGGAGAAGTAAGGCTGCGGATCTATGAGGCAGACAGGAACTGGAAAATAGTGAACAGCAGCCTGGATAATGCGGATAGGGTAGTAGCCTTTGAGATCAAAGATACCGGTATCGGTATTTCAAAAGATAAGCAGAACATCATCTTTGAAGCTTTTCAACAGGCAGAAGGTTCCACCAGCCGCAAGTATGGCGGTACAGGGCTGGGGCTTTCCATCAGCCGTGGCCTGGCAGATCTTTTGGGAGGTTCTATAGAACTGGAAAGTGAAGCAGGTATGGGTAGTGCGTTTACACTCTTCCTGCCACTACGCTACAACCCATCAGCTATCAAGAAGGAGAAAGCCAGCAGTCTTACCATAGGTGAATACAAATTGTCGGAGGACATGGACCTGCTGCAATCCGTACCTACCATCAAGGTATCAGAAACAAAAGACCTGGAAGGGCTCAATGAGATCATCAATGATATCGGGGACGACAGAACACATATTTCCGAAACAGATAAGGTAGTGCTTATTGTGGAAGATGATGTGCGGTTTGCCAAGATCATGCTGGAAAAGGCACATGAAATGGGCCTGAAAGTAGTGGTGGCTACCAGCTTCGGAGAAGTGTTCGAACTTACCAATAAATTCAGTCCTATTGCCGTTACACTGGATGTAAAACTTCCTGATGCCAGCGGCTGGCGGATCCTGGACCTGTTTAAGAACGACATCAACCTGCGGCATATTCCTATTCACCTTATCTCCGGAGAAGAGAACCGTTTGCTGGCCATGCAAAGAGGTGCCAGGAGCTTTAACCTGAAACCCCTGAAAACAGAAGTGCTGGCAGTGCTGTTCAGGAATATCATCGACCAGGATACGAAGAAAAGCAAAACAGTGCTGGTGGTGGAAGACAGTGAACCGGATGCATCTCAGATAGCACGTATACTGGAGAACGGAGAACTGATCAATATAGAATTTGCAGAGAACGGTAAAGAGGCCATGCATTTCATTGAGCATAATACCTACGATTGCATCATTGCAGATTATATGTTGCCGGATGTGGAAGGTACCGATCTCTTTGCTAACATCCAGATGGCCAATAAGATCAATAATACACCCGTGATCATCTATTCTGCCAAAGACTTTTCCAAGAACGAAAAAACAAAACTGAAGCAGTACGCAAATAAAATATTGCTGAAGGATGTTAACTCACTGGACCTGTTGCTGGAAGAAGCGGTGATGCAGTTACACATCAACCATAATACCCTCACGCCGGAAAAGAGGAAACTGATCGAAGACCTTCGTACACAAAAAGATGTGCTGAGCAATAAAAATGTGCTGGTAGTGGATGACGACGTAAGGAACCTGTTTGCACTCACAACAGCCTTTGAAAGATACCATATCAATACCATAACTGCTGAGAGCGGCAAGGAGGCTATGAACATCCTCGATGAACATAATGAGATAGACATTGTACTTATGGACATCATGATGCCGGAAATGGATGGTTATGAAACCATGCAGAAGATCCGCAGAGAGCATAAGAACAGTTCCTTGCCTATTATTGCTGTTACCGCAAAAGCCATGAAAGGAGACCGCGAGAAATGCCTGGAAGCAGGGGCATCTGATTACATTACGAAACCGCTGAAGATCGATCAGTTGTTATCGTTAATGCGGGTGTGGCTTTACAAATGA
- a CDS encoding response regulator: protein MEHIQFLGHTKKTIFLAEDDLDDQEMLEYAVREVDPYVDIVSITNGRKFIAHLESVSDQELPVLIVLDYNLPELSGVEIVKLLNQERRYQAIPKVMWSTSSSPVHKSISIELGILDYIIKPSDMASFISIAKHMLSFIKEPLA, encoded by the coding sequence GTGGAACATATACAATTTTTAGGCCATACTAAAAAAACGATCTTTCTGGCCGAGGATGATCTGGATGATCAGGAGATGTTAGAATATGCCGTTAGAGAGGTCGACCCATATGTGGATATCGTCAGCATTACAAATGGCCGGAAATTTATAGCACATTTAGAGAGTGTTTCCGATCAGGAGTTACCTGTATTGATCGTCCTGGATTACAATCTGCCTGAACTCTCTGGTGTTGAGATAGTTAAACTATTAAACCAGGAAAGGAGGTACCAGGCAATACCTAAAGTAATGTGGAGCACTTCCAGTTCTCCGGTGCATAAATCTATTAGTATTGAATTAGGCATCCTGGATTACATTATCAAACCCAGCGATATGGCTTCATTCATTTCCATTGCGAAACATATGTTGTCTTTTATAAAAGAGCCATTAGCATAG
- a CDS encoding heavy metal translocating P-type ATPase, with protein MEKIKIDLDLLLPEIPDERDACVQRIITMMQNHKGIAKAHLLPGNEKDEAKLCFHFDPDQISLEQIQAYAREAGAAITRQYGHLMVEVEKIREMMEAGVVEGQLKKVPALVDVSVSATGNIRIEYDQTLMDKEGVLKEIRQQGLKVKEVLKVHSHDHDHDHSDDDGHDHDHDHSHGDSNAPAWKSYLPAIISFTMLIAGIIADNYNTFPGWVRLIWYGIAYIPVGIPVAVTGFKFLMKGDIFTEFILMTIATLGAFYIGEYPEGVAVMLFYTVGELFQDAAVNRAKRSIKALLDIRPDTAMVLVNGTYQEVAPTDVKVGDTIQVRAGERVPLDGEMLSEGSAFNTAALTGESKPSTIRKGETALAGMINQEKVIELKVTKLFNDSSLARILTLVQEATTRKARTEQFIRRFARIYTPIVVFLAIGIALLPYFFVADYVFNDWLYRALIFLVISCPCALVISIPLGYFGGIGAASRKGILFKGSNYLDLMTKITSVIMDKTGTLTKGVFKVQEVKSYDLPEEEWLPLAAALESRSTHPVAQAIVAHVKDPGLAVEDLEEISGHGLKGKAGGRTVLAGNVKLLEKMNIPVREELRSITDTIVVVAVDGKLAGYVTIADEMKEDSKEAINALHGMNIKTTMLSGDKQSVVDKVAQYLGIDHAYGDLLPENKVEKVEQAKKDTGAIIAFVGDGINDAPVLALSDVGIAMGGLGSDAAIETADVIIQTDQPSRIATAIGIGRATNRIVWQNIALAFGVKAIVLVLGAGGLATMWEAVFADVGVALLAILNAVRIQRMKF; from the coding sequence ATGGAAAAGATTAAAATAGACCTTGATCTGCTGCTGCCGGAAATTCCCGACGAAAGGGATGCCTGTGTACAGCGCATCATCACCATGATGCAAAATCATAAGGGTATCGCGAAAGCACATTTGTTACCCGGTAATGAAAAAGATGAAGCGAAACTTTGTTTCCATTTTGATCCTGATCAGATATCGCTGGAACAGATACAGGCCTATGCAAGGGAAGCAGGAGCTGCTATCACCAGGCAGTACGGCCACCTGATGGTAGAAGTGGAAAAGATCAGGGAGATGATGGAGGCTGGGGTTGTGGAAGGGCAGTTGAAGAAGGTGCCGGCATTGGTGGATGTATCTGTGTCTGCCACAGGGAATATCCGTATCGAGTATGACCAGACCCTGATGGATAAAGAGGGCGTGCTGAAGGAGATCCGGCAACAGGGCTTGAAGGTGAAGGAGGTTTTAAAGGTGCATTCACACGATCACGATCATGATCACAGTGATGATGATGGCCACGATCATGATCACGATCATAGCCATGGGGACAGCAATGCTCCGGCCTGGAAAAGTTATCTCCCTGCCATCATCAGTTTTACCATGCTGATAGCAGGTATCATAGCAGATAACTACAACACCTTCCCCGGATGGGTAAGGCTGATCTGGTACGGCATTGCATACATCCCGGTAGGTATACCCGTTGCCGTTACGGGATTTAAATTTCTGATGAAGGGAGATATCTTCACCGAATTCATCCTGATGACGATCGCTACACTCGGCGCCTTTTACATTGGTGAGTACCCTGAAGGTGTAGCCGTGATGCTCTTTTATACAGTAGGCGAGCTATTCCAGGATGCAGCTGTGAACCGTGCTAAAAGAAGTATTAAAGCATTACTGGATATCCGTCCGGATACGGCGATGGTATTAGTGAATGGCACTTACCAGGAAGTGGCCCCCACAGATGTGAAAGTAGGGGATACCATACAGGTAAGAGCAGGAGAGAGGGTTCCGCTGGATGGAGAAATGCTGAGTGAAGGCAGCGCATTTAATACCGCTGCGCTTACAGGAGAAAGTAAACCTTCCACCATCCGTAAAGGGGAAACTGCGCTGGCAGGGATGATCAACCAGGAAAAGGTAATAGAGCTGAAGGTGACCAAATTGTTCAACGATAGTTCACTGGCACGCATATTAACCCTGGTACAGGAAGCTACCACCCGCAAAGCAAGAACAGAACAGTTCATTCGCCGCTTTGCACGCATCTATACACCAATCGTGGTTTTTCTTGCGATAGGTATTGCATTGCTGCCCTATTTCTTTGTAGCTGACTATGTGTTCAACGATTGGTTGTACCGTGCATTGATCTTCCTGGTGATCTCCTGTCCCTGCGCCCTGGTTATTTCCATCCCGCTCGGATATTTCGGCGGAATAGGGGCTGCATCCCGGAAGGGCATCCTCTTCAAAGGTTCTAATTACCTGGACCTTATGACCAAGATCACCAGCGTGATCATGGATAAAACCGGTACGCTGACAAAAGGCGTTTTTAAAGTGCAGGAAGTGAAGAGCTACGATCTGCCGGAAGAAGAATGGCTCCCGCTTGCTGCTGCATTGGAAAGCAGATCCACACATCCTGTGGCACAGGCTATTGTAGCACATGTTAAAGATCCAGGCCTCGCGGTAGAAGACCTGGAAGAGATCAGCGGCCATGGATTGAAAGGAAAAGCGGGCGGAAGAACAGTGCTGGCCGGTAATGTAAAACTGCTGGAGAAAATGAACATCCCTGTAAGAGAAGAACTCCGCAGTATTACAGACACCATTGTTGTAGTAGCGGTAGATGGGAAACTTGCAGGATATGTAACCATCGCAGATGAAATGAAGGAGGATAGCAAAGAAGCAATAAATGCCCTGCACGGCATGAATATCAAAACCACCATGCTCAGTGGTGATAAACAATCTGTGGTAGATAAGGTGGCGCAGTACCTGGGAATTGATCATGCATATGGCGACCTGCTTCCTGAAAATAAAGTGGAGAAAGTGGAACAGGCTAAAAAAGATACGGGCGCCATCATTGCTTTTGTAGGAGACGGTATAAATGATGCTCCTGTGCTTGCCTTAAGTGATGTAGGTATTGCCATGGGAGGCCTGGGAAGCGATGCTGCCATTGAAACCGCAGATGTGATCATTCAAACAGATCAGCCATCCAGGATCGCTACAGCTATTGGCATCGGCAGGGCCACGAACAGGATCGTATGGCAGAACATTGCGCTGGCTTTTGGTGTGAAAGCAATTGTGCTGGTACTGGGTGCCGGAGGATTGGCTACCATGTGGGAAGCCGTTTTTGCAGATGTGGGTGTTGCCCTGCTGGCTATCCTCAACGCGGTAAGGATCCAGCGGATGAAGTTTTAA
- a CDS encoding efflux RND transporter periplasmic adaptor subunit: MKYFIIIIAIFLTACGSVEQKQPGEKEEQAHSAEEGNTATLTEEQMKSIGIELGSIEKKQLTASLRANGVLKVPNQNKASINSVYNGVIKTLLVQTGSAVTRGQVIATISNPQFIQVQEEYVGINAKIQHAEQEYNRQKELNEGNAGALKNLQAAETELRTVQARKAGLKQQIELMGINPSSLANGQLLSVISLRSPINGVVSQVSVNLGSYVDVSTLVAEIVDNSQLHLDLFVYEKDLPKLKKDQVIHFTLTNNPGREYDAEIFSLGSSFEGESKAVSVHAMVKGNKSGLIDGMGITALISLEKAVVPAVPTDALISAQGQDYIFIVRGKDDHGVDFERIPVAKGTTDVGYTEITPLKDIPTDAKVVVKGAFFILAKQTNSGEHAH, encoded by the coding sequence ATGAAGTATTTCATCATCATTATAGCGATCTTTTTAACTGCCTGCGGAAGTGTTGAGCAGAAGCAACCCGGGGAAAAAGAAGAACAAGCGCATTCTGCCGAAGAGGGCAATACGGCCACGCTTACCGAAGAGCAAATGAAAAGCATCGGTATTGAACTGGGCAGTATTGAGAAGAAACAATTAACAGCCTCACTGCGTGCCAATGGCGTATTAAAAGTACCCAATCAGAACAAAGCCAGTATTAATTCCGTTTATAATGGAGTGATTAAGACCTTACTGGTGCAAACGGGGAGTGCTGTTACCAGGGGGCAGGTGATTGCTACCATCTCCAACCCGCAGTTTATACAGGTGCAGGAGGAATATGTGGGGATCAATGCAAAGATCCAGCATGCAGAACAGGAGTATAACCGGCAGAAAGAATTGAACGAAGGTAATGCCGGCGCGCTGAAGAACCTGCAGGCTGCAGAAACAGAACTGAGAACAGTACAGGCAAGAAAGGCCGGATTGAAACAGCAGATAGAGCTGATGGGCATTAATCCTTCTTCCCTGGCTAATGGGCAACTGCTCTCGGTTATTTCATTGAGAAGTCCTATTAACGGCGTGGTAAGCCAGGTGTCTGTTAACCTGGGCAGTTATGTGGATGTGAGTACCCTGGTAGCAGAGATCGTTGATAACAGCCAGTTGCATCTGGACCTGTTTGTGTATGAGAAGGACCTGCCGAAGTTAAAGAAGGACCAGGTGATCCATTTTACACTCACCAATAATCCGGGCAGGGAATATGATGCAGAGATCTTCTCCCTGGGATCATCCTTTGAAGGAGAGAGCAAAGCAGTGAGCGTGCATGCAATGGTGAAAGGGAACAAATCAGGATTGATAGATGGAATGGGGATCACTGCATTGATCAGCCTGGAAAAAGCCGTAGTACCTGCGGTACCAACAGATGCATTGATCAGTGCCCAGGGGCAGGATTATATTTTTATCGTTCGTGGAAAAGATGATCACGGTGTGGATTTTGAAAGGATCCCTGTTGCCAAAGGTACCACAGATGTAGGTTATACAGAGATAACACCACTGAAGGATATTCCGACCGATGCGAAGGTAGTAGTGAAAGGAGCTTTCTTCATATTGGCAAAACAAACTAATTCAGGCGAACACGCACATTAA